Proteins found in one Poecilia reticulata strain Guanapo linkage group LG15, Guppy_female_1.0+MT, whole genome shotgun sequence genomic segment:
- the wipf1b gene encoding WAS/WASL-interacting protein family member 1 isoform X1, whose amino-acid sequence MPAPPPPPPPGPPPPPTLALANTEKPTLSRTEQQGRGALLSDICKGTRLKKAATNDRSGPVFEKPKGGSGGGGSGGGGGSGGGGGGFGGGSPAGLGGLFAGGMPKLRSAVNRDNDSGPSRGPILPPGSRSGGSSPFGGGGSPSGPPKLPGIPAVPRGGAPDLPKGRPNFSSRQDTPGGPPPPVPNTPRPPQSLPSRGGPSPPSLPGGPRPSHASSPVPPSVPPGRHGSLLPPPPPGGSSGGPRSSFSPPPPPPSNSSRPPLPPAPGGRPPLPDDRPPPPPTPVGGHRPSMPRDMPPPPPSINSKPSASPSSTGRSPASSGVPPLPPGRPGPPPIPPGQGGGEDQNTPRLPQRNSSLNSHTPATPSGRSGPLPPPPNERPPSVGRNQSSPRTGPLPPPPPSGRSMGGGSVRATQAAPPVSRPGPEPSRGGPGGRPPLPPDRPVGGLPPPPPMGNGFQNSHHNQMQDDFEYRFTFHPISDFPPPDPYVPSQKTYPSKISKTESKGSGKKERGAPPLPPIPR is encoded by the exons ATGCCAGCCCCacctccccccccacccccagggCCGCCGCCGCCTCCCACTCTGGCTCTG gccAACACAGAGAAGCCGACTCTGAGCCGAACGGAGCAGCAGGGACGAGGCGCTCTTCTGTCCGACATTTGCAAAGGCACCAGACTAAAGAAAGCTGCCACAAATGACCGCAGTGGACCCGTTTTCGAAA aACCCaaaggaggaagtggaggaggtggaagcggtggtggaggaggaagtggaggtggtggtgggggtTTTGGTGGTGGGTCTCCTGCTGGTTTAGGAGGCCTCTTTGCAGGAGGGATGCCAAAACTGAGGTCTGCAGTAAACAGAGACAATG ACTCAGGACCCAGTCGTGGGCCCATTCTTCCTCCGGGTTCCCGTTCCGGTGGATCCAGCCCTTTCGGCGGCGGTGGCAGTCCATCCGGTCCGCCTAAGCTGCCAGGCATCCCCGCTGTGCCTCGTGGCGGCGCCCCTGATCTCCCAAAGGGCCGTCCTAATTTCTCTTCCAGACAGGACACTCCAGGTGGACCGCCTCCTCCAGTACCCAACACCCCCAGACCACCCCAGAGCCTCCCGTCTCGTGGGGGGCCCTCTCCGCCATCACTACCCGGAGGACCCAGGCCCAGTCACGCCAGCTCCCCCGTGCCGCCCAGTGTTCCACCAGGGAGGCATGGGTCTCttctcccccctcccccgcCAGGGGGCTCCTCCGGTGGGCCTCGGTCGAGCTTCTCTccgccccctcctcctccttcaaaTAGCAGCCGACCTCCGTTACCTCCAGCTCCAGGAGGGAGGCCTCCACTTCCTGATGACCGGCCGCCGCCACCGCCGACTCCTGTAGGAGGTCACCGACCGTCAATGCCCCGCGACATGCCCCCTCCTCCGCCGTCCATCAACTCCAAACCTTCTGCCTCACCTTCCTCAACGGGTCGCTCCCCGGCCAGCAGTGGGGTGCCCCCTCTGCCTCCAGGACGACCGGGCCCGCCTCCAATCCCGCCTGGccagggaggaggagaggaccAAAACACACCCCGCCTGCCCCAGAGGAACAGTTCCCTCAACAG TCACACTCCAGCAACCCCTTCTGGTCGATCAGgacccctccctcctcctccaaaCGAGAGACCGCCATCTGTTGGAAGAAACCAGTCGTCACCACGCACAG GTCCTCTTCCTCCACCGCCTCCTTCAGGTCGCAGCATGGGCGGAGGCAGCGTAAGAGCAACCCAAGCTGCCCCGCCCGTCAGTCGGCCGGGCCCGGAGCCTTCTCGTGGCGGCCCTGGCGGTAGGCCCCCCCTGCCACCGGACCGGCCCGTTGGGGGACTACCACCTCCACCACCGATGGGGAATGGCTTCCAAAACTCTCACCACAACCAAATGCAAG ATGACTTTGAGTACAGATTCACCTTTCATCCCATTTCGGACTTTCCTCCACCCGACCCTTATGTGCCCTCGCAGAAAACCTACCCCAGTAAGATCTCTAAGACGGAGAGCAAAG
- the wipf1b gene encoding WAS/WASL-interacting protein family member 1 isoform X2, whose amino-acid sequence MPAPPPPPPPGPPPPPTLALANTEKPTLSRTEQQGRGALLSDICKGTRLKKAATNDRSGPVFEKPKGGSGGGGSGGGGGSGGGGGGFGGGSPAGLGGLFAGGMPKLRSAVNRDNDSGPSRGPILPPGSRSGGSSPFGGGGSPSGPPKLPGIPAVPRGGAPDLPKGRPNFSSRQDTPGGPPPPVPNTPRPPQSLPSRGGPSPPSLPGGPRPSHASSPVPPSVPPGRHGSLLPPPPPGGSSGGPRSSFSPPPPPPSNSSRPPLPPAPGGRPPLPDDRPPPPPTPVGGHRPSMPRDMPPPPPSINSKPSASPSSTGRSPASSGVPPLPPGRPGPPPIPPGQGGGEDQNTPRLPQRNSSLNSHTPATPSGRSGPLPPPPNERPPSVGRNQSSPRTGRSMGGGSVRATQAAPPVSRPGPEPSRGGPGGRPPLPPDRPVGGLPPPPPMGNGFQNSHHNQMQDDFEYRFTFHPISDFPPPDPYVPSQKTYPSKISKTESKGSGKKERGAPPLPPIPR is encoded by the exons ATGCCAGCCCCacctccccccccacccccagggCCGCCGCCGCCTCCCACTCTGGCTCTG gccAACACAGAGAAGCCGACTCTGAGCCGAACGGAGCAGCAGGGACGAGGCGCTCTTCTGTCCGACATTTGCAAAGGCACCAGACTAAAGAAAGCTGCCACAAATGACCGCAGTGGACCCGTTTTCGAAA aACCCaaaggaggaagtggaggaggtggaagcggtggtggaggaggaagtggaggtggtggtgggggtTTTGGTGGTGGGTCTCCTGCTGGTTTAGGAGGCCTCTTTGCAGGAGGGATGCCAAAACTGAGGTCTGCAGTAAACAGAGACAATG ACTCAGGACCCAGTCGTGGGCCCATTCTTCCTCCGGGTTCCCGTTCCGGTGGATCCAGCCCTTTCGGCGGCGGTGGCAGTCCATCCGGTCCGCCTAAGCTGCCAGGCATCCCCGCTGTGCCTCGTGGCGGCGCCCCTGATCTCCCAAAGGGCCGTCCTAATTTCTCTTCCAGACAGGACACTCCAGGTGGACCGCCTCCTCCAGTACCCAACACCCCCAGACCACCCCAGAGCCTCCCGTCTCGTGGGGGGCCCTCTCCGCCATCACTACCCGGAGGACCCAGGCCCAGTCACGCCAGCTCCCCCGTGCCGCCCAGTGTTCCACCAGGGAGGCATGGGTCTCttctcccccctcccccgcCAGGGGGCTCCTCCGGTGGGCCTCGGTCGAGCTTCTCTccgccccctcctcctccttcaaaTAGCAGCCGACCTCCGTTACCTCCAGCTCCAGGAGGGAGGCCTCCACTTCCTGATGACCGGCCGCCGCCACCGCCGACTCCTGTAGGAGGTCACCGACCGTCAATGCCCCGCGACATGCCCCCTCCTCCGCCGTCCATCAACTCCAAACCTTCTGCCTCACCTTCCTCAACGGGTCGCTCCCCGGCCAGCAGTGGGGTGCCCCCTCTGCCTCCAGGACGACCGGGCCCGCCTCCAATCCCGCCTGGccagggaggaggagaggaccAAAACACACCCCGCCTGCCCCAGAGGAACAGTTCCCTCAACAG TCACACTCCAGCAACCCCTTCTGGTCGATCAGgacccctccctcctcctccaaaCGAGAGACCGCCATCTGTTGGAAGAAACCAGTCGTCACCACGCACAG GTCGCAGCATGGGCGGAGGCAGCGTAAGAGCAACCCAAGCTGCCCCGCCCGTCAGTCGGCCGGGCCCGGAGCCTTCTCGTGGCGGCCCTGGCGGTAGGCCCCCCCTGCCACCGGACCGGCCCGTTGGGGGACTACCACCTCCACCACCGATGGGGAATGGCTTCCAAAACTCTCACCACAACCAAATGCAAG ATGACTTTGAGTACAGATTCACCTTTCATCCCATTTCGGACTTTCCTCCACCCGACCCTTATGTGCCCTCGCAGAAAACCTACCCCAGTAAGATCTCTAAGACGGAGAGCAAAG